The Dehalogenimonas lykanthroporepellens BL-DC-9 genome includes a window with the following:
- a CDS encoding protein of unknown function DUF114 (PFAM: protein of unknown function DUF114~KEGG: ckr:CKR_0965 hypothetical protein): protein MGRNERLQLIREIEQQRQSRLLVAIWGDRPGQLGNPGLETVIAPDSHPIVFEHLEKWGKVNKIDVLIYSTGGHTLAAWGLANLFREYCNEVGVLIPHRALSAATLLTLSANEIIMSRLGHLSPIDPSITSPLGPTIQAQPGQVRVVPISVEDVAGFFALANNSADIKEKEPLLSIFDRLASQVHPLALGAVYRSREQIQTLADRLLSLHMKGDGKKKERERIVSMLTRELGSHDYLIGRTEAKERMGLNVIDVSDDLNQKILALFNEYQNLLSLRQPYNPEGFLGTQNTLTGNFNRAVIESVDLTHVFRTTKTVQRIQVQQQGLPVPIPVAGYQEMVSFEGWVNDQSL, encoded by the coding sequence ATGGGTCGAAATGAACGTCTACAACTCATAAGAGAAATAGAACAACAGCGCCAATCACGTTTGTTGGTAGCAATCTGGGGCGACCGACCAGGTCAACTCGGGAATCCCGGCCTTGAGACTGTAATAGCACCTGACTCTCATCCTATCGTCTTCGAGCATCTCGAAAAATGGGGGAAGGTCAATAAGATCGATGTGCTCATCTACAGCACCGGAGGGCATACGCTCGCTGCGTGGGGATTAGCGAATCTGTTTAGAGAATACTGCAATGAAGTTGGAGTCTTGATTCCTCACAGAGCTTTAAGCGCGGCAACATTGCTTACACTTTCTGCCAACGAAATAATCATGTCTCGACTTGGGCATCTTAGCCCAATAGATCCGTCTATCACCTCACCATTAGGCCCAACGATACAAGCTCAGCCTGGGCAAGTCAGGGTTGTACCCATTAGTGTCGAAGATGTTGCCGGCTTCTTCGCTTTGGCCAATAATAGCGCAGACATCAAGGAAAAAGAACCCCTTCTGTCAATCTTCGATCGGCTCGCTTCTCAAGTCCACCCACTAGCGCTAGGAGCCGTATATCGATCTCGGGAGCAAATCCAGACTCTTGCAGATCGCCTCTTATCACTTCATATGAAAGGTGATGGAAAGAAAAAAGAACGGGAACGGATTGTTTCAATGCTCACAAGAGAGTTGGGATCGCACGACTATCTTATTGGCAGGACAGAAGCAAAAGAGCGCATGGGATTGAATGTCATCGACGTTTCGGACGATCTGAATCAGAAAATACTAGCTCTATTTAATGAGTATCAAAACCTATTATCTTTAAGGCAACCTTACAACCCAGAGGGTTTTCTCGGCACACAAAATACATTGACAGGAAATTTTAACAGAGCTGTAATTGAAAGTGTAGACCTGACTCACGTTTTTAGGACAACCAAGACTGTTCAAAGGATACAGGTTCAGCAACAGGGTTTACCTGTTCCTATTCCTGTAGCCGGTTATCAAGAGATGGTTTCGTTCGAGGGTTGGGTCAACGATCAAAGCTTATAG
- a CDS encoding conserved hypothetical protein (KEGG: cch:Cag_1401 hypothetical protein), with amino-acid sequence MKVYTKDSLKQALREICNRGWLASGRQGNAGGVGNTLEDLLGIEENNLPIPNAAEWELKCQRASTSSLTTLFHMEPSPRALRFVPNVFLPKYGWPHDLAGIEYPSSEMSFRQTIHGLSRSDRGFMVVIDRNNRKVTISFDANAVDIRHSEWKEVVKEKIGLGELNPQPYWGFDDLFHKAGTKLLNCFYVVADSKREAGVEYFRYSRILQLEGFSLDKFLRALELGDVLVDFDARTGHNHGTKFRLRQDKLPSLYDRAEQIG; translated from the coding sequence TTGAAGGTATACACTAAAGATTCGCTTAAACAAGCGTTACGTGAGATATGTAATCGGGGCTGGCTTGCAAGTGGCAGACAGGGGAATGCTGGTGGTGTTGGGAATACGCTTGAAGACCTTCTTGGAATAGAGGAGAATAACTTACCGATTCCCAACGCTGCAGAATGGGAGTTAAAGTGTCAGCGTGCCTCGACATCTTCATTAACCACGCTTTTTCATATGGAGCCATCACCAAGGGCTTTAAGGTTTGTTCCCAATGTGTTTCTACCGAAGTACGGTTGGCCACATGATTTAGCGGGAATCGAATACCCTTCTAGTGAAATGAGTTTCAGACAGACAATACATGGGTTATCCAGAAGTGACAGGGGTTTCATGGTTGTTATAGACAGGAATAACCGGAAAGTCACCATCTCGTTTGATGCCAATGCCGTAGACATCAGGCATAGTGAATGGAAAGAGGTAGTTAAGGAAAAAATCGGGCTTGGTGAGCTTAATCCGCAGCCTTATTGGGGATTTGATGATTTATTTCATAAGGCAGGTACTAAGCTGCTGAATTGTTTCTACGTCGTTGCCGATTCTAAAAGAGAAGCGGGAGTGGAATATTTTAGGTACTCGAGAATACTACAGTTGGAAGGTTTCAGTCTTGATAAATTCCTACGCGCCTTAGAGTTGGGTGATGTACTTGTTGACTTTGATGCAAGGACTGGGCACAATCACGGAACCAAGTTTAGACTGCGACAAGATAAACTGCCTAGCCTCTACGACAGAGCTGAACAAATAGGATGA
- a CDS encoding DNA methylase N-4/N-6 domain protein (PFAM: DNA methylase N-4/N-6 domain protein~KEGG: tvo:TVN1413 adenine-specific DNA methylase), with the protein MEKASELLNTSVEGGSCDNNTPNLINIGYTRTCQCEANHINCMPAKEWMKSQLGVWQFFYEGRDIRDKKTHPATFPIALAKKCISLFTHEGELVLDPFVGSGTTLIAARDLNRNSVGFDLKQEYVSLCESRLLQIPLDHGTTQLAICDDARNIDKYLAPETVSLIVTSPPYANLLNRKRLNKSRRGDTRQNDQYLKVEQYSQDTRDLGTMDIEQYSQAMGDIFEPLLKLLRPKGHCIINVPDMWWENKRITIHIALVEELRKRGYELRNIIIWDRTNIVNKIGIFGWPNNYITMGTTFEYLLDFWRPPEENSDGNGKRGKRIEGIH; encoded by the coding sequence ATGGAAAAAGCAAGTGAATTGTTGAATACATCGGTTGAGGGTGGGAGTTGCGATAACAATACTCCCAACCTTATCAATATAGGTTATACTCGCACTTGTCAGTGTGAGGCTAACCATATAAATTGCATGCCAGCGAAAGAGTGGATGAAGTCGCAACTAGGAGTCTGGCAGTTTTTTTATGAAGGTAGAGATATTAGGGACAAGAAAACCCATCCAGCCACTTTCCCAATTGCGCTAGCAAAGAAATGTATATCTCTATTCACTCACGAAGGTGAGCTAGTTTTAGATCCTTTTGTTGGAAGCGGAACTACTTTAATAGCAGCTAGAGACTTGAATCGGAATAGCGTAGGCTTCGACTTAAAACAGGAATACGTATCTCTTTGCGAATCTAGACTTTTACAGATACCTCTTGACCACGGCACCACTCAGCTAGCGATATGTGATGACGCAAGAAATATAGATAAATATTTAGCACCGGAAACAGTGAGTCTGATCGTCACCTCACCGCCTTATGCTAATCTATTAAATAGAAAACGCCTAAATAAGAGTCGGCGGGGGGATACGAGGCAAAACGACCAGTATTTAAAAGTTGAGCAGTACAGCCAAGACACAAGAGATCTCGGTACGATGGATATTGAACAATATTCCCAGGCAATGGGTGACATATTTGAACCGTTACTTAAATTATTAAGACCGAAGGGACATTGCATAATAAATGTCCCTGATATGTGGTGGGAAAACAAAAGGATCACGATACATATAGCACTGGTTGAAGAACTAAGAAAGCGGGGTTACGAGCTTAGGAACATCATTATTTGGGACAGAACAAACATAGTTAATAAAATCGGGATTTTTGGTTGGCCTAACAACTACATTACTATGGGAACTACGTTTGAATACCTTTTAGACTTCTGGCGGCCCCCAGAAGAGAATTCAGATGGAAATGGAAAAAGAGGGAAGCGAATTGAAGGTATACACTAA
- a CDS encoding hypothetical protein (KEGG: dno:DNO_1352 peptidyl-dipeptidase II), whose amino-acid sequence MDNWQDSFKTSMNLIPALVFLGLNSMIRPLIAPELEEKLGRKLTDWEWEYYLQESYRKAKVDSHQKAIQKYRQWLIDRQIIHDFIWR is encoded by the coding sequence ATGGATAACTGGCAAGATAGCTTCAAAACAAGTATGAACTTAATTCCGGCTTTGGTATTCTTGGGATTGAATTCTATGATCAGACCGTTGATAGCACCTGAACTTGAGGAAAAACTGGGGAGGAAGCTGACTGATTGGGAATGGGAGTACTATCTCCAGGAAAGTTACCGTAAAGCTAAGGTGGATTCTCATCAAAAAGCAATACAAAAGTACCGCCAGTGGCTAATTGATAGGCAAATAATCCATGATTTTATATGGAGGTGA
- a CDS encoding hypothetical protein (KEGG: mxa:MXAN_5861 hypothetical protein), producing the protein MINNFQEQARQMGAAGEMLIDVDPAKGFFRVKLRNVKPENALPEFTKSIASAVSFCGKSLNLTVKEHVTKEGESNG; encoded by the coding sequence ATGATTAACAACTTTCAAGAACAGGCTAGGCAAATGGGTGCAGCTGGAGAGATGCTGATTGATGTGGACCCGGCAAAAGGTTTTTTCAGAGTGAAGCTACGCAATGTTAAACCTGAAAATGCACTTCCGGAATTTACCAAAAGTATTGCTTCTGCGGTATCCTTCTGTGGCAAATCCTTAAATTTGACTGTTAAAGAACATGTAACAAAGGAGGGCGAATCTAATGGATAA
- a CDS encoding protein of unknown function DUF370 (PFAM: protein of unknown function DUF370~KEGG: deg:DehalGT_0035 protein of unknown function DUF370) → MAIELVHIGFGNILAMNRLIAIAPPNSAPIKRVIQESRSKNMLIDMTNGRKTKAVLFTDSGHVVLAALAPETITGRVTVGRGSARTEVAEVPIDL, encoded by the coding sequence ATGGCTATCGAACTGGTACACATCGGGTTCGGCAATATCCTGGCGATGAACCGCTTGATTGCTATCGCGCCGCCGAATTCCGCGCCGATAAAGCGAGTCATTCAGGAGAGCCGCAGTAAGAACATGCTTATCGATATGACCAACGGCCGTAAGACCAAGGCGGTACTTTTTACCGATTCCGGTCATGTGGTGCTGGCGGCGCTGGCCCCCGAGACCATTACCGGCCGGGTGACGGTCGGTCGGGGCTCGGCCAGGACCGAAGTCGCCGAGGTCCCGATTGACTTATAA
- a CDS encoding guanylate kinase (SMART: guanylate kinase/L-type calcium channel region~TIGRFAM: guanylate kinase~KEGG: dev:DhcVS_33 guanylate kinase~PFAM: guanylate kinase) — protein MLVVLSGPSGVGKDAVLVRMRERRLPLDYIITATTRSKRDREVEGRDYHFYTKEDFRQLIEQDELLEWAEVYGNYYGVPKGPVRESLSRGRDVMVKVDVQGAASIKRMAPEAVFIFLLPPSMEELTRRLSRRLTESPEALKRRLDTAPRELAELKMFDYFVVNEVGGLDRAVDRITSIISAEKSRVHSRQVEL, from the coding sequence GTGCTGGTTGTTCTGTCAGGCCCGTCCGGAGTCGGCAAGGACGCGGTTCTGGTTCGCATGAGAGAGCGGCGACTGCCGCTGGATTACATCATCACCGCCACCACCCGGTCGAAACGGGACAGGGAAGTCGAAGGGCGGGATTATCATTTCTATACAAAAGAAGATTTCCGACAGCTGATAGAGCAGGATGAACTGCTGGAATGGGCTGAGGTTTACGGCAACTACTACGGCGTTCCCAAGGGACCGGTGAGGGAATCATTGAGCCGGGGTCGGGACGTCATGGTCAAGGTCGATGTTCAGGGCGCGGCCAGTATCAAGCGAATGGCGCCGGAAGCCGTTTTTATCTTCCTTCTGCCGCCTTCAATGGAAGAACTGACCCGGCGGTTGTCGCGTCGCCTGACCGAATCCCCGGAGGCACTGAAGCGACGCCTGGATACGGCGCCCCGGGAGCTGGCCGAACTGAAGATGTTCGATTACTTCGTTGTCAACGAAGTGGGCGGGCTCGACCGGGCGGTTGACCGGATTACCTCAATTATCTCGGCGGAAAAATCACGGGTACACAGCCGACAGGTGGAACTGTAA
- a CDS encoding phosphate transporter (PFAM: phosphate transporter~KEGG: deh:cbdb_A41 putative phosphate transporter), giving the protein MPEAALGVLIFVIILAVGLGFVNGMNDAANAIATTVGSRVLSPRAAIIMAAFANLLGAATGTAVAATIGKGILHPEFIDFTIIIAALLAIVIWGGLATFFGLPISLTHGLVSGLAFAGLAVGGFEAVNLAVLGKIVAAVVTAPALGFIGAFILMLAVFWLLKDSLPSRIRHIFSNGQILSAAFMAYTHGKNDGQMPIGVITMALVIYTGNTGLWDGIPWWVIIVSATAISLGTAIGGRRVMKTLAFRVTNLKPAQGFVAQIGAASVIELASNLGIPVSTTHSMSASIMGVGATRRFSAVRWSVAGNILTAWVVTFPACGALAFIVASVLKLF; this is encoded by the coding sequence ATGCCTGAAGCCGCCTTGGGCGTTCTGATCTTTGTCATCATTCTGGCTGTCGGTCTGGGTTTTGTCAACGGCATGAATGATGCCGCCAACGCCATTGCCACTACTGTCGGCAGTCGAGTGCTGTCGCCGCGGGCGGCCATCATTATGGCCGCCTTTGCCAATCTGCTGGGCGCCGCCACCGGCACCGCCGTAGCCGCCACTATCGGCAAGGGCATCCTGCACCCTGAATTCATCGATTTCACCATCATCATCGCCGCCCTGTTAGCCATTGTCATCTGGGGAGGACTGGCCACTTTTTTCGGCCTGCCAATCAGCCTGACTCATGGGCTGGTATCCGGGCTGGCCTTTGCTGGTCTGGCTGTGGGTGGTTTTGAAGCGGTAAACCTGGCGGTGCTCGGGAAGATTGTTGCCGCGGTAGTGACCGCCCCGGCTCTGGGATTCATCGGGGCTTTTATCCTGATGCTGGCGGTATTCTGGCTGTTAAAGGACAGTCTGCCGTCCCGCATCCGGCATATTTTTTCCAACGGCCAGATTCTGTCGGCGGCCTTCATGGCTTACACTCACGGTAAGAATGACGGACAGATGCCCATCGGCGTCATCACCATGGCGCTGGTGATTTACACTGGCAATACCGGGCTGTGGGACGGTATCCCGTGGTGGGTAATTATCGTGTCAGCGACAGCCATCAGTCTGGGAACAGCCATCGGCGGCCGTAGGGTTATGAAAACGCTGGCCTTCAGGGTCACCAATCTGAAGCCGGCTCAGGGTTTTGTAGCCCAGATCGGCGCCGCTTCGGTTATCGAACTGGCCTCTAACCTCGGTATTCCGGTCAGTACCACCCATTCAATGAGCGCTTCCATCATGGGCGTCGGCGCCACCCGGCGTTTCTCAGCGGTGAGATGGAGTGTGGCCGGCAACATATTGACCGCCTGGGTGGTGACTTTTCCCGCCTGCGGGGCATTGGCGTTCATTGTGGCTTCAGTCTTGAAGCTGTTTTGA
- a CDS encoding Putitive phosphate transport regulator (PFAM: Putitive phosphate transport regulator~KEGG: dev:DhcVS_31 hypothetical protein), translated as MVKLSLIPREEKFFDLIEAAAANTVEIAGAFKDLVDDWRDVPEKVGRIADLEHAGDSVTHQIIALLHRSFVTPFDREDIALLAHSMDDVTDLIHSSADYMLLYRVGTPGPRVQSLANIIVAAAREIAEAAPKLRKTATMKKLFEHCIEINRLENLADQEFRAALVELFDEQNMADIIKWREIFEAMESATDRCEDVANVFEGVALKNA; from the coding sequence TTGGTCAAGCTGTCGCTGATACCCCGCGAGGAGAAGTTCTTTGATCTTATCGAAGCCGCCGCGGCCAATACCGTCGAAATCGCGGGGGCTTTCAAGGACCTGGTAGATGACTGGCGCGACGTTCCGGAAAAGGTAGGCCGAATCGCCGATCTGGAACACGCCGGCGACTCGGTCACCCACCAGATCATCGCCCTGCTCCACCGCAGTTTCGTCACTCCCTTTGACCGGGAAGACATCGCCCTCCTGGCTCATTCGATGGACGATGTGACCGACTTGATTCATTCTTCAGCGGACTACATGCTTCTCTACCGGGTCGGCACGCCGGGGCCCCGGGTACAGAGCCTGGCCAATATCATCGTCGCCGCCGCCCGGGAAATTGCCGAGGCCGCGCCCAAACTCCGTAAGACCGCCACCATGAAGAAGCTGTTCGAGCATTGTATTGAAATCAACCGGCTGGAGAACCTGGCCGATCAGGAGTTCCGCGCGGCGCTGGTAGAACTGTTCGATGAACAGAACATGGCCGACATCATCAAATGGCGGGAGATATTCGAAGCCATGGAAAGCGCCACTGACCGATGCGAGGATGTGGCCAATGTGTTCGAAGGAGTCGCCCTGAAGAATGCCTGA
- a CDS encoding cation diffusion facilitator family transporter (KEGG: deh:cbdb_A39 cation efflux family protein~TIGRFAM: cation diffusion facilitator family transporter~PFAM: cation efflux protein) yields MHRHSHSHSPGSRLKLGIIISGVIFVAEIVGGIVSNSLALLSDAGHVFTDIVALSLSAYALRQSQRPADHGMTFGYHRLGVIVAVVNGLAILGIAAFIVYEAVQRLQAPPEVDSPVMLGVAVLGLTANLVVAFWLREAQKESINIKSAFWHVLGDALASVGVIVGALIIMLTGFTAADAIVSAVIAVIIAVSAWGILSEAVRVLLEATPAHVKLDELAGHIRQVPGVDDVHDLHVWSLTPQLHALSAHVVIGDRLTSESAIVRDEIEKMLSRRYGITHTTLQVECRSCSPGGLLCSLEKGNCPLSPHEKESPENFD; encoded by the coding sequence ATGCATCGGCATAGTCATTCCCATTCACCCGGTAGTCGTTTGAAACTGGGAATTATCATCTCCGGCGTCATCTTTGTCGCCGAGATAGTCGGCGGCATCGTCTCCAATTCGCTGGCGCTTTTATCCGATGCCGGGCATGTATTCACCGACATCGTGGCGCTGTCACTGTCGGCCTATGCCCTGCGACAGTCGCAACGCCCGGCTGACCATGGTATGACCTTTGGTTACCACCGTCTGGGAGTCATCGTGGCGGTGGTTAACGGTCTGGCCATTCTGGGCATCGCCGCTTTTATTGTATATGAGGCCGTTCAGCGCCTTCAGGCGCCGCCGGAGGTGGACAGCCCGGTCATGCTCGGCGTAGCGGTCCTCGGCCTGACAGCTAATCTGGTGGTCGCTTTCTGGTTGCGTGAAGCACAGAAGGAATCCATTAACATTAAAAGCGCTTTCTGGCATGTTCTCGGCGATGCCCTGGCTTCCGTCGGCGTCATTGTCGGCGCGCTCATCATCATGCTGACCGGTTTTACCGCCGCCGACGCCATTGTTTCGGCCGTTATTGCCGTCATCATTGCCGTTTCGGCGTGGGGGATTCTGTCGGAAGCGGTCAGGGTTCTTCTGGAGGCCACCCCGGCGCATGTTAAGCTGGACGAACTGGCCGGGCATATCAGACAGGTGCCGGGAGTGGATGATGTCCACGACCTTCACGTCTGGAGCTTAACGCCTCAGCTTCACGCCCTTTCGGCTCATGTGGTTATCGGCGACCGGCTGACCTCCGAATCGGCCATAGTTCGCGATGAAATCGAAAAGATGTTGTCCCGGCGTTACGGTATCACCCATACCACGCTTCAGGTGGAATGCCGATCCTGTTCTCCGGGTGGGCTGTTGTGCAGTCTGGAAAAAGGTAACTGCCCGTTGTCACCTCATGAGAAAGAATCGCCCGAGAACTTTGATTAA
- a CDS encoding TrkA-N domain protein (PFAM: TrkA-N domain protein; TrkA-C domain protein~KEGG: det:DET0030 potassium transporter peripheral membrane component) — MRIIIAGGGVVGSNIASLLSVENHDVVVIEESAAAVEAIRRQYDVLAVRGNAATPRILREVEAHRADLVLAVTDSDETNMVICFIAKEMGAIRTAARIRNPEYTGYFQLPAKSPGATRRIVRPRSLGIDIFINPEAEMAGEILSILAGFYSTPAEQFGDGVVQLREFKVEDSSLFDKKLSEIADQIPFRIVAVGHSDGGVIARPDVVLHEGDTIYIAASGDQLERLSRMFAGTKRPTHRVAVIGGGRIGCLVAEGLARRGVRVKLVEKDLELAEDIAARLENITVLQGDPTDRDFLVQQGIGSIDALVAATESDEINILASLLAKNLEVSRTLTVINKPDYIPLAEAAGIDVAGSPAIITARKIAHYVLRGGAVAASVLEQSTLEAIEFAVSPAARLAGKTLAEVNIPEDAVIAAIIRNGQPVVPPDEGIIESGDHVVVISTLAAIPDVEALFK; from the coding sequence GTGCGAATCATCATTGCCGGCGGTGGTGTCGTCGGTTCCAATATCGCTTCCCTCCTGTCGGTCGAAAACCACGACGTTGTGGTTATAGAAGAGTCTGCCGCAGCCGTTGAAGCTATCCGCCGTCAGTATGACGTGCTGGCCGTCAGGGGCAACGCCGCCACGCCACGGATACTGAGGGAAGTCGAAGCCCATCGGGCCGATCTGGTGCTGGCCGTTACCGACTCCGATGAAACCAACATGGTTATCTGTTTCATCGCCAAGGAAATGGGCGCCATCCGCACCGCCGCCCGTATCCGAAACCCGGAATATACCGGTTATTTTCAGTTGCCCGCCAAGAGCCCTGGTGCCACCCGTCGTATCGTCCGTCCCAGAAGCCTGGGTATCGATATCTTCATCAATCCTGAGGCTGAGATGGCAGGAGAAATCCTGTCGATCCTGGCTGGTTTTTACTCCACTCCGGCTGAGCAGTTCGGTGACGGTGTCGTCCAGTTGCGCGAATTCAAGGTTGAAGACTCGTCACTCTTCGATAAAAAATTATCTGAAATCGCCGACCAGATACCTTTTCGCATCGTAGCTGTGGGCCACAGTGACGGCGGCGTTATCGCTCGTCCCGACGTGGTGCTTCACGAGGGCGATACCATTTATATCGCCGCCTCAGGCGATCAGCTGGAGAGACTCAGCCGGATGTTTGCCGGTACGAAACGACCGACCCACAGAGTGGCGGTTATCGGCGGGGGCAGGATTGGCTGTCTGGTAGCCGAAGGTCTGGCCCGGCGCGGAGTCAGGGTCAAGCTGGTAGAGAAAGACCTGGAACTGGCCGAGGATATCGCCGCCAGGCTGGAGAACATAACCGTACTTCAGGGTGACCCGACTGACCGTGATTTCCTGGTTCAGCAGGGCATCGGCAGTATCGATGCCCTGGTCGCCGCCACTGAGAGCGATGAAATCAACATTCTGGCTTCCTTGCTGGCCAAGAACCTGGAAGTCAGCCGCACGCTGACGGTAATCAACAAGCCTGATTATATCCCGCTGGCCGAGGCCGCCGGAATCGACGTGGCCGGTTCACCCGCCATCATTACCGCCCGCAAGATAGCCCACTATGTATTGCGTGGCGGTGCCGTAGCCGCCTCGGTGCTGGAGCAGTCGACGCTGGAAGCTATCGAATTCGCGGTATCCCCGGCCGCCCGGCTGGCCGGCAAGACGCTGGCTGAAGTCAATATTCCGGAGGACGCGGTTATTGCCGCCATAATCCGCAACGGTCAACCGGTAGTGCCTCCGGATGAAGGAATCATCGAGTCCGGAGACCATGTGGTGGTCATCTCGACACTGGCGGCGATTCCTGACGTGGAAGCCCTGTTCAAGTAG
- a CDS encoding cation transporter (PFAM: cation transporter~KEGG: deg:DehalGT_0029 cation transporter): MNLLTIVHFLGLLVSLLGGIMAVPATLSLIQGENASGAMWTATVITVVTGALMFLLTRSQRQKLNQREVFLLVVASWVAATAFGALPYYFSGALPNYLDSFFEAMSGFTTTGATVMTSIGDQAHGVLLWRSLTQWLGGMGIIMLFVALFPLLGIGAAQMADAEMSGESGERMTSRIRETAKALWLIYVVLTLICFGALVISGLPVFDSLNISLTTMPTGGFAPVDFSIEEYGHVPAQLVVNVFMYIGGINFALLYFMFVKRRPGKLFRNPEFQLYSGILALSALFVTFNLMSNNIYDNLSEALREGAFSVTTIMTSTGYTGANYDEWPAFSRALLLMLMVVGGSAGSTAGGLKVIRLLVLIKYSYRRVILAFNPHAVIPLKVGGTVLPEKTVSRIMSLTVLYLAVLWSGFLIMSALGLDIDTALSSVVSAVSNIGPGLGGVGPYENFAWIPDLGKGVLIVMMLAGRLEFFTLLVLFVPAFWRRY, from the coding sequence ATGAACCTGTTAACCATTGTACATTTTCTCGGTCTGCTGGTGTCTTTGCTGGGCGGCATCATGGCGGTGCCGGCCACCCTCAGTCTGATACAGGGAGAAAATGCCAGCGGCGCCATGTGGACGGCGACCGTCATTACTGTCGTTACTGGCGCCCTGATGTTCCTGCTTACCAGGTCGCAACGCCAGAAGCTGAACCAGCGCGAAGTGTTCTTATTGGTAGTGGCTTCATGGGTGGCCGCGACTGCTTTCGGAGCGTTGCCCTATTATTTTTCGGGGGCCCTGCCGAACTATCTGGATTCGTTCTTCGAGGCAATGAGCGGTTTCACCACTACCGGCGCTACGGTAATGACCAGTATCGGCGATCAGGCTCACGGCGTACTCCTGTGGCGTTCTTTGACTCAGTGGCTGGGCGGTATGGGCATCATCATGCTGTTCGTGGCCCTGTTCCCCTTGCTGGGCATCGGCGCCGCTCAGATGGCCGACGCTGAAATGAGCGGTGAATCGGGCGAACGCATGACTTCCCGCATTCGTGAAACGGCTAAAGCTCTGTGGCTTATATATGTTGTCCTGACTTTGATCTGCTTCGGGGCTCTTGTTATTTCCGGCTTGCCGGTTTTTGACAGTCTGAATATCTCGCTGACGACAATGCCTACCGGGGGTTTTGCCCCGGTGGATTTCAGTATCGAAGAATATGGTCATGTGCCGGCGCAACTGGTGGTGAACGTCTTCATGTATATCGGCGGCATCAACTTCGCTTTGCTGTATTTCATGTTCGTCAAGCGGCGCCCGGGGAAACTGTTCCGGAACCCGGAATTTCAGCTTTACAGCGGTATTCTGGCTCTGTCGGCGTTGTTCGTTACCTTCAACCTCATGTCCAACAATATCTATGACAACTTATCCGAAGCCCTGAGGGAAGGTGCCTTCTCAGTTACCACCATCATGACTTCTACCGGCTACACCGGCGCCAACTACGATGAATGGCCGGCATTCAGCCGGGCTCTGCTACTCATGTTGATGGTTGTCGGCGGTTCCGCCGGCTCGACCGCCGGTGGTTTGAAGGTTATCCGTCTGCTGGTTCTGATCAAATATTCCTACCGCCGCGTTATACTGGCCTTCAATCCGCATGCCGTCATCCCCTTGAAGGTCGGCGGTACGGTTCTGCCCGAAAAGACGGTTTCACGCATCATGAGTCTGACGGTGCTGTACCTGGCGGTTCTATGGAGTGGCTTCCTGATCATGAGCGCCTTGGGGCTGGATATCGATACGGCATTGTCTTCGGTGGTATCAGCTGTTTCCAATATCGGTCCGGGTCTGGGCGGGGTCGGTCCTTATGAAAACTTCGCCTGGATTCCGGATCTCGGCAAGGGTGTGCTGATAGTGATGATGCTGGCCGGGCGCCTGGAATTTTTCACTCTGCTGGTGCTGTTCGTGCCGGCTTTCTGGCGCCGCTACTAA